In the genome of Sardina pilchardus chromosome 14, fSarPil1.1, whole genome shotgun sequence, one region contains:
- the zgc:103482 gene encoding intracellular hyaluronan-binding protein 4 isoform X1 — protein MKGLVPEDAPDSGYGCLVTNRFGQLFDDESDPFDILQQAQVEKPKAKKKEDSKKPGKGLKKGSQRDRKTLVTVAGDGDNVASVKSLPAQKRPEKGERRVNFTERRVNENEADLGFSVERPVEHGERGGRGRGGGRGGRGGRGAGGAYTRSTDGFDPRGKREFERHSGSDRTSVRPEEKRGGNGSRNWGSMRDQMSATVDEAPVEEIGHGEDVPEAVVVDGENCAPEGEEVVEVAIEMSLDEWKALQKQSRPKNEFNIRKAESAVPTKAVVIHKSKLQEEQGEINEQLEEGDVFLRRPANDITCKMEINFGSLARPSRGGRGGRGGRGGRGGSSEVRPQISPNKHMVAVPNPDDPEDFPALA, from the exons ATGAAGGGCCTGGTTCCGGAGGACGCACCCGATAGTGGGTACGGATGCTTGGTTACGAATCGCTTTGGCCAGCTTTTCGATGATGAGTCAGACCCGTTTGACATCCTTCAGCAAGCACAGGTGGAGAAGCCGAAAGCCAAGAAGAAGGAAGATTCTAAGAAGCCTGGGAAAGGGCTTAAGAAAGGGTCTCAAAGGGACCGCAAGACCCTTGTCACAGTCGCTGGCGACGGCGATAATGTTGCCAGTGTCAAAAGTTTACCAG CCCAGAAACGTCccgagaagggagagagacgcGTCAATTTCACTGAAAGGAGGGTGAATGAGAACGAGGCTGATCTCGGCTTCTCTGTTGAAAG GCCTGTTGAACATGGTgagagaggtggaagaggaCGTGGAGGAGGACGCGGCGGccgtggaggaagaggagcaggtggTGCATATACCCGGTCCACCGATGGCTTTGACCCTAGAGGCAAGAGGGAGTTTGAACGCCACAGTGGCAGTGATCGAAC GAGTGTCCGACCTGAGGAGAAAAGGGGAGGCAATGGCTCTCGAAACTGGGGCTCCATGAGAGACCAGATGAG cgCAACAGTTGATGAAGCACCTGTTGAGGAAATTGGACATGGAGAGGATGTTCCTGAGGCAGTTGTCGTTGATGGGGAGAACTG CGCTCCAGAAGGTGAGGAGGTTGTGGAGGTAGCTATTGAGATGTCCCTGGATGAGTGGAAGGCCCTTCAGAAACAAAGTCGCCCTAAAAACGAGTTCAACATTCGCAAAGCTGAGTCTGCTGTACCCACCAAGGCGGTGGTCATCCACAAGTCCAAATTGCAAGag GAGCAAGGCGAGATAAATGAACAGCTGGAAGAAGGGGACGTCTTCCTCCGTCGCCCTGCCAATGACATCACCTGTAAGATGGAGATCAATTTTGGCAGCCTGGCTCGACCCTCACGCGGTGGCCGAGGGGGTCGCGGCGGACGGGGAGGCCGTGGGGGTTCCAGTGAAGTGCGCCCCCAAATCTCACCCAACAAGCACATGGTTGCG GTCCCTAACCCAGATGACCCTGAAGATTTCCCTGCTCTGGCCTGA
- the LOC134100788 gene encoding gastrula zinc finger protein XlCGF57.1-like, translating into MSCATLQSQLGCIMNILAEAAVEELGRLLDESSAAVLPIETAHLATNSTLKRKLQREHKAKTRDFAFFMEVLSKSAVDKVMLLVNKIMFQWQECENNCPKGRTEWRNALSKAPDHFTYTANGPPATGNSSEGSSSEWDAQDEGVGDSKERDQPQETSADLIVEDRDEQSGRTSPQIDVSALLRFTCETCGKSFTERLPFKRHIRVHTKAFSCPVCAKCFTWQSTLDAHIHLHSGEKPFSCDRCPKSFSLKSRLESHKQHHIASQQINCAHCQKSFPSQRRLDRHKCSAVKTSFVCTTCGKTFLSKSRMLDHQTLHSGERPFCCDVCGLLFSCERYLKNHQKSHQSISCHVCDTCGKRFNHANGLTKHSLVHTGEQPFACDLCGRRFSLAGNLKRHQITHTGQKLYGCTVCPKRFTASHSLKSHLLSHTGAKPFSCDVCGKGFVNPAYLKRHAHIHMPRRPFACTVCAKSFSFPSLLGKHMNVHTGRRGLSPGREYPCGRCDKVFSLKSSLAVHQRVHTQEKPYGCRICGKRLAYAGGLSAHMRVHTGERPYGCDACGKRFSQAAHLKNHQRVHTGLRVLQCASCGKKFGDRKHLRLHNCELQTFL; encoded by the exons ATGAGTTGCGCGACCTTGCAGTCACAACTTGGGTGCATAATGAACATTTTAGCGGAAGCGGCAGTGGAAGAACTTGGCAGACTGCTCGATGAAAGCTCTGCTGCTGTACTGCCCATAGAGACCGCGCACCTTGCAACAAACAGTACTCTTAAGAGAAAActacagagagaacacaaaGCCAAAACA AGGGATTTTGCGTTCTTTATGGAGGTCCTGAGCAAATCAGCTGTGGACAAAGTGATGCTTTTGGTCAACAAGATAATGTTCCAGTGGCAAGAATGTGAAAACAATTGTCCTAAAGGTCGGACAGAGTGGAGAAATGCTCTATCCAAAGCCCCTGATCACTTCACTTATACTGCAAATG GACCACCAGCAACAGGGAATTCTTCTGAAGGGTCCTCATCTGAGTGGGATGCGCAAGACGAGGGGGTGGGCGACTCAAAAGAACGGGATCAGCCGCAAGAAACCAGCGCGGACCTGATTGTAGAGGACCGGGATGAACAGAGTGGTCGGACTTCACCTCAGATTGATGTGTCTGCTCTGCTGCGATTCACTTGTGAGACGTGTGGCAAGAGTTTCACTGAGAGGTTGCCCTTTAAGCGTCATATCCGGGTGCACACCAAAGCATTCAGCTGCCCAGTATGTGCCAAGTGCTTCACCTGGCAGAGTACACTGGATGCCCACATACACCTGCACTCTGGTGAGAAACCATTCAGTTGTGACCGCTGTCCCAAGAGCTTCTCACTTAAGAGCAGACTGGAGTCTCACAAACAGCACCATATCGCAAGTCAGCAGATAAACTGTGCGCACTGTCAAAAGAGCTTCCCTAGCCAACGTCGTCTGGACCGCCACAAATGCAGTGCGGTCAAGACTTCCTTTGTCTGCACTACCTGCGGAAAGACCTTTCTGTCCAAGAGCCGCATGCTGGACCACCAGACGCTGCACTCAGGCGAGAGACCCTTCTGTTGCGATGTCTGTGGCCTCTTGTTCAGCTGTGAACGCTACCTGAAGAACCACCAGAAAAGCCACCAGAGCATCAGCTGCCACGTGTGTGACACGTGTGGCAAGCGTTTTAATCACGCCAACGGTTTGACAAAGCACAGTTTGGTCCACACAGGTGAACAGCCCTTTGCCTGTGATCTTTGCGGCCGGCGCTTCAGCCTGGCCGGTAACCTGAAGCGCCACCAGATCACCCACACTGGACAGAAGCTGTATGGGTGCACTGTTTGCCCAAAAAGGTTCACTGCATCTCATTCCCTCAAATCTCACCTGCTGAGCCACACTGGGGCCAAGCCATTCAGCTGCGATGTCTGTGGCAAGGGTTTTGTGAACCCAGCCTACCTGAAGAGGCACGCCCACATCCACATGCCCAGACGGCCCTTCGCCTGCACGGTCTGTGCCAAGAGCTTCAGCTTCCCCAGTCTGCTCGGCAAGCACATGAACGTGCACACGGGGAGGCGGGGTCTCTCTCCGGGCCGCGAGTACCCGTGCGGACGCTGTGACAAGGTCTTCTCGCTCAAGAGCTCGCTCGCCGTCCACCAGCGCGTCCACACGCAGGAGAAGCCCTACGGCTGCCGCATCTGCGGGAAGCGGCTGGCCTACGCGGGCGGCCTCAGCGCCCACATGCGAGTCCACACGGGGGAGCGGCCGTACGGCTGCGACGCCTGCGGGAAGCGCTTCAGCCAGGCCGCGCACCTCAAGAACCACCAGCGCGTGCACACAGGCCTCAGGGTCTTACAGTGTGCAAGCTGCGGGAAGAAATTTGGAGACCGGAAGCATCTTAGACTTCACAATTGTGAACTTCAGACATTTCTGTGA
- the zgc:103482 gene encoding intracellular hyaluronan-binding protein 4 isoform X2 has translation MKGLVPEDAPDSGYGCLVTNRFGQLFDDESDPFDILQQAQVEKPKAKKKEDSKKPGKGLKKGSQRDRKTLVTVAGDGDNVASVKSLPAQKRPEKGERRVNFTERRVNENEADLGFSVERPVEHGERGGRGRGGGRGGRGGRGAGGAYTRSTDGFDPRGKREFERHSGSDRTVRPEEKRGGNGSRNWGSMRDQMSATVDEAPVEEIGHGEDVPEAVVVDGENCAPEGEEVVEVAIEMSLDEWKALQKQSRPKNEFNIRKAESAVPTKAVVIHKSKLQEEQGEINEQLEEGDVFLRRPANDITCKMEINFGSLARPSRGGRGGRGGRGGRGGSSEVRPQISPNKHMVAVPNPDDPEDFPALA, from the exons ATGAAGGGCCTGGTTCCGGAGGACGCACCCGATAGTGGGTACGGATGCTTGGTTACGAATCGCTTTGGCCAGCTTTTCGATGATGAGTCAGACCCGTTTGACATCCTTCAGCAAGCACAGGTGGAGAAGCCGAAAGCCAAGAAGAAGGAAGATTCTAAGAAGCCTGGGAAAGGGCTTAAGAAAGGGTCTCAAAGGGACCGCAAGACCCTTGTCACAGTCGCTGGCGACGGCGATAATGTTGCCAGTGTCAAAAGTTTACCAG CCCAGAAACGTCccgagaagggagagagacgcGTCAATTTCACTGAAAGGAGGGTGAATGAGAACGAGGCTGATCTCGGCTTCTCTGTTGAAAG GCCTGTTGAACATGGTgagagaggtggaagaggaCGTGGAGGAGGACGCGGCGGccgtggaggaagaggagcaggtggTGCATATACCCGGTCCACCGATGGCTTTGACCCTAGAGGCAAGAGGGAGTTTGAACGCCACAGTGGCAGTGATCGAAC TGTCCGACCTGAGGAGAAAAGGGGAGGCAATGGCTCTCGAAACTGGGGCTCCATGAGAGACCAGATGAG cgCAACAGTTGATGAAGCACCTGTTGAGGAAATTGGACATGGAGAGGATGTTCCTGAGGCAGTTGTCGTTGATGGGGAGAACTG CGCTCCAGAAGGTGAGGAGGTTGTGGAGGTAGCTATTGAGATGTCCCTGGATGAGTGGAAGGCCCTTCAGAAACAAAGTCGCCCTAAAAACGAGTTCAACATTCGCAAAGCTGAGTCTGCTGTACCCACCAAGGCGGTGGTCATCCACAAGTCCAAATTGCAAGag GAGCAAGGCGAGATAAATGAACAGCTGGAAGAAGGGGACGTCTTCCTCCGTCGCCCTGCCAATGACATCACCTGTAAGATGGAGATCAATTTTGGCAGCCTGGCTCGACCCTCACGCGGTGGCCGAGGGGGTCGCGGCGGACGGGGAGGCCGTGGGGGTTCCAGTGAAGTGCGCCCCCAAATCTCACCCAACAAGCACATGGTTGCG GTCCCTAACCCAGATGACCCTGAAGATTTCCCTGCTCTGGCCTGA